Within Desulfolithobacter dissulfuricans, the genomic segment GGTATCCAGGAGGTCTGGACCGTGGCGGCCATGAAGGAGGGGCGCGTTCTGCTGACCGAGCGTGATTACCGGGAAAAGGGCTGGAGTGTCAAGGACGGTGTCTTCCTGGTTCTCGGCGAGGAAAAACCCGAGGAAAATGCCGGGTTCCATGAGGACGCGGTGGATGACATCGTTGAAATGGTTCTCTCCCAGGGGGAGAATCCTATTTTGTCCAGCCTGGAAAACTCGAAAAGTATGATCGGATCCTCCTGTCCACCAGGTATTGATTTTTCTGTTGTCCATGGGGCGTTAAGAGTGCACAGGCAGGGTGTCTTCCGGCCTGTTGCTGTTTCAATGGATACCAAAATACCCGGGCCAGCTGCTCCTGTCCCGGGCAAACCGTGACCGGCCGGTCACACAGGGAGGAGTTGCGTTGGAAGAGAAGAGCAAAGAGCAAGAGTCTGGATTGGTTGGAATCTATGAAAAATATGAACAGATCATCTCTCTTGGGCTCACCGGGCTGATAGCGGTTATCGTCCTGATCGCCTTTGTCCGGCTGGCCGTGGATGTCTATGACCTGCTGATTACGGGGATGCTCGACCCCCTGGACCACGAGGTGTTCAAGAATATCTTCGGGATGATCATGACCTTGCTCATTGCCATGGAATTCAAACATTCCATCATCAAGGTCCTGGAACGGAAAAATCATGTGGTCCAGGTGAAAACCGTACTGCTCATCGCCCTGCTGGCCCTGGCGCGAAAATTCATTATCCTGGACGTGAAGTCACTCGGTGCCGGAAGTCTTGCCGCCCTGGCTCTTTGCGTATTGTCGCTGGGAATCGTCTTCTGGCTTATCCGGGAGCGGGAACATAGGGACAAACAGGTTTCTTCCTCCTGAACAGGTGCTGCCGGCTGCTTTGATCCGGTTTCCAGCCGGGCAGCAGCTTGACGTTTCGGCCCTGGAGACATATTTTTGAACCAGATGGGGCTTCTCCGTGACGCAGAGCAACCGCGGTCCGGAGAGGTGGAAAAACAGAGGACAGGACAGTATCGGTACAGGAGGTGG encodes:
- a CDS encoding phosphate-starvation-inducible PsiE family protein translates to MVGIYEKYEQIISLGLTGLIAVIVLIAFVRLAVDVYDLLITGMLDPLDHEVFKNIFGMIMTLLIAMEFKHSIIKVLERKNHVVQVKTVLLIALLALARKFIILDVKSLGAGSLAALALCVLSLGIVFWLIREREHRDKQVSSS